From the Apus apus isolate bApuApu2 chromosome 4, bApuApu2.pri.cur, whole genome shotgun sequence genome, one window contains:
- the LRRC18 gene encoding leucine-rich repeat-containing protein 18, which produces MGKEKGPKGKKITMKIAKNSIRISFDGGRRLDLSKMGIATFPKCILKLADVDELDLSRNMLKKIPNTIEKFENLRWLDLHSNQLEELPKAIGTLQKLLYLNISNNKLTTRNLPEELKLLKNLHILNLGLNCLESIPTSLGTLMELREIGLFDNALTTIPNSVKNLPKLKKLNAERNPFPDSTTQEEPVDSIKRVETLYLVQEEDLCSSCLKMCRGKRDKQNELTNMMPRPSKKPSFSLLLTPNSSAKDNQEEWRLKGEHP; this is translated from the coding sequence atggggaaagaaaaaggtcCAAAAGGGAAGAAGATCACCATGAAAATTGCAAAAAATTCCATCCGGATATCTTTTGATGGAGGACGTCGTCTTGACTTAAGCAAGATGGGTATCGCTACCTTCCCCAAGTGCATTCTGAAACTGGCTGATGTGGATGAGCTTGATTTGAGTAGAAACATGCTAAAAAAAATTCCGAACACCATCGAGAAGTTTGAGAATCTGCGCTGGCTGGACCTACATAGTAACCAGCTTGAGGAGCTGCCCAAGGCAATTGGTACACTTCAGAAACTTTTATATCTGAATATAAGCAACAACAAGCTGACCACCAGAAATCTGCCAGAAGAGTTGAAGCTTCTTAAGAACTTGCACATTCTCAACCTTGGCTTGAACTGTCTTGAGAGTATTCCCACCAGTCTTGGGACCCTGATGGAACTTAGAGAGATAGGTCTCTTTGACAATGCCTTGACCACCATCCCAAACAGTGTAAAAAACCTCCCCAAGCTCAAGAAACTGAATGCAGAAAGAAACCCTTTCCCAGATTCAACAACCCAAGAAGAGCCTGTCGACTCCATCAAACGTGTAGAAACACTTTACTTAGTACAAGAGGAAGACCTGTGCTCTTCCTGCTTGAAGATGTGTCGGGGTAAGAGGGACAAACAGAACGAGTTAACGAATATGATGCCCAGACCTTCAAAGAAGCCAAGTTTCTCTTTACTCCTTACACCCAATTCCTCTGCGAAGGATAACCAAGAAGAATGGAGATTAAAAGGCGAACATCCTTGA